One stretch of Comamonas testosteroni DNA includes these proteins:
- a CDS encoding branched-chain amino acid ABC transporter permease yields the protein MSNTSSTPLPNTNQAYAEAPAVTNQSRPIRSRSPWVSTALPLAAAVLLAAAQPFWSAYLSDLVVKIMILSIFALSLHILVGGAGLVSLGHAAYFGLGAYAAVKAAGQDGSNFLVMLGAAVGVSGLYALVVGALSLRTKGVYFIMVTLAFAQLAFFVVHDVGYFGGSDGIYLMQRPAIGALDMESTSTQYYVVLVALVLVYAFIAMLRHSRFGHALAGIRVNDQRMRAAGFATYGYKLAGFVIAGALAGLAGFLLAARDAVVNPELLAWHHSGEVLLMLILGGVGSLRGAVLGTIAFVLLKELLSTHAIVGNAADHWQLTLGIAIIALVALLPKGLVGINDKWQKKAAARTGRSPEAVEQGADHG from the coding sequence ATGAGCAATACATCCTCCACGCCCTTGCCCAATACCAACCAGGCTTACGCCGAGGCTCCCGCAGTCACCAACCAGAGCCGCCCCATACGCTCCAGAAGCCCTTGGGTGAGCACGGCGCTGCCGCTGGCCGCCGCAGTGCTGCTGGCGGCCGCCCAGCCCTTCTGGTCGGCCTATCTGTCCGATCTGGTGGTCAAGATCATGATCCTGTCCATCTTTGCTCTCAGCCTGCATATCCTGGTGGGCGGCGCAGGGCTGGTCAGCCTGGGCCATGCCGCCTACTTCGGCCTGGGTGCCTATGCGGCGGTGAAGGCCGCCGGCCAGGACGGCAGCAACTTTCTCGTCATGCTGGGCGCCGCAGTCGGCGTCTCGGGCCTGTATGCGCTGGTGGTGGGCGCCCTGAGTCTGCGTACCAAGGGCGTGTACTTCATCATGGTCACGCTGGCGTTCGCGCAACTGGCGTTTTTTGTCGTGCACGACGTGGGCTACTTTGGCGGCAGCGACGGCATCTACCTGATGCAGCGACCGGCCATTGGAGCCTTGGACATGGAGAGCACCTCCACGCAGTACTACGTGGTGCTGGTCGCGCTGGTGCTGGTCTACGCCTTCATTGCCATGCTGCGTCACTCGCGCTTCGGCCACGCGCTGGCCGGCATTCGCGTCAACGATCAACGCATGCGTGCTGCCGGCTTTGCCACCTACGGCTACAAGCTCGCAGGCTTTGTGATTGCCGGTGCGCTGGCGGGTCTGGCGGGCTTTCTGCTTGCCGCACGCGATGCTGTGGTCAACCCCGAGCTGCTGGCCTGGCACCACTCCGGCGAGGTCCTGCTGATGCTGATTCTGGGCGGCGTGGGTTCGCTGCGCGGTGCGGTGCTGGGCACCATCGCCTTTGTGCTGCTCAAGGAGCTGCTGAGCACGCATGCCATCGTTGGCAATGCCGCGGACCATTGGCAGCTGACGCTGGGCATCGCCATCATCGCGCTGGTAGCGCTGCTGCCCAAGGGGCTGGTCGGCATCAACGACAAATGGCAGAAGAAGGCTGCGGCGCGGACCGGCAGGTCGCCGGAAGCTGTCGAGCAAGGGGCGGATCATGGCTGA
- a CDS encoding ABC transporter ATP-binding protein: protein MADAGKAPKMSVRGLTRRFGGLVAVNNVDLDLHQGEVHAVIGTNGAGKSTLINMLSGEIAASSGSIALEGRDVTQMPQPQRAKAGIGRSYQRTTIFPEFTVLENCRLTAQAQALPRPWRIWESAQHCAASMLRAESALQRAGLAQHAERLAGSLSHGAKRQLEVAMCLATAPRVLLLDEPLAGMGAEETERMLELLQELKSAHAVLLVEHDMDAVFRIADRITVMVNGSVVATGTPDQIRNDPVVRTAYLGEEEHA, encoded by the coding sequence ATGGCTGATGCAGGCAAGGCTCCCAAGATGTCCGTGCGCGGCCTGACGCGGCGCTTTGGCGGGCTGGTGGCAGTGAACAATGTGGACCTGGATCTGCACCAGGGCGAGGTCCATGCCGTCATCGGCACCAACGGTGCAGGCAAGTCCACGCTGATCAATATGCTCTCGGGCGAGATAGCAGCCAGCAGCGGCAGCATCGCGCTTGAAGGACGGGACGTCACGCAGATGCCGCAGCCGCAGCGCGCCAAGGCCGGCATCGGGCGCAGCTACCAGCGCACCACCATCTTCCCTGAATTCACAGTACTGGAGAACTGCCGGCTCACGGCACAGGCCCAGGCGCTGCCCAGACCCTGGCGCATCTGGGAGTCGGCACAGCATTGCGCGGCCAGCATGCTGCGCGCGGAATCTGCGCTGCAGCGCGCCGGTCTTGCCCAGCATGCCGAGCGCCTTGCCGGCAGCCTGAGCCACGGCGCCAAGCGTCAGCTGGAAGTCGCCATGTGCCTTGCCACTGCGCCGCGCGTGCTGCTGCTGGACGAGCCTCTGGCAGGCATGGGGGCAGAAGAGACCGAGCGCATGCTGGAGCTGCTGCAGGAGCTCAAATCCGCGCATGCCGTACTGCTGGTGGAACACGATATGGATGCCGTTTTCCGCATTGCCGATCGCATCACCGTCATGGTCAACGGCAGCGTGGTCGCCACAGGTACGCCCGATCAGATTCGCAACGACCCGGTGGTACGCACCGCCTACCTGGGAGAGGAAGAGCATGCTTGA
- a CDS encoding ABC transporter ATP-binding protein, whose product MFSVQEVHSFYGDSHILHGISLDLPQGQAVGLLGRNGMGKTTLIRTLMGYVAARSGRVFADGKEVTNSAPERMARLGIGYVPEGRGVFPNLSVKENLLMSARAGLDGSSSWTYERVLETFPRLKERLSNGGDQLSGGEQQMVSIGRALMTNPRLMILDEATEGLAPLVVAEIWRVIAQIRETGISTLIVDRDYKKVLAHTDYAAVMEKGRLALQAESADLLQQPEKLSALLGV is encoded by the coding sequence ATGTTCAGCGTGCAGGAGGTACACAGCTTTTACGGCGACAGCCATATCCTGCACGGCATCTCGCTGGATCTGCCCCAGGGCCAGGCCGTGGGCCTGCTGGGCCGCAACGGCATGGGCAAGACCACGTTGATCCGCACGCTGATGGGCTATGTGGCGGCGCGCTCGGGCCGGGTGTTTGCCGATGGCAAGGAAGTGACGAATTCCGCCCCCGAACGAATGGCACGTCTCGGCATTGGCTATGTCCCCGAAGGACGCGGCGTATTCCCCAATCTCTCCGTCAAGGAAAACCTCTTGATGAGCGCCAGAGCCGGCCTTGATGGCAGCAGTAGCTGGACCTACGAGCGCGTTCTGGAGACCTTTCCACGCCTCAAGGAGCGCCTGTCCAACGGCGGTGACCAGCTCTCGGGCGGCGAGCAGCAGATGGTCTCCATCGGCCGCGCGCTGATGACCAACCCGCGCCTCATGATCCTGGATGAAGCCACCGAGGGTCTGGCTCCGCTGGTGGTGGCCGAAATCTGGCGCGTGATTGCCCAGATTCGTGAAACCGGCATCTCCACGCTGATCGTGGACCGAGACTACAAGAAGGTGCTGGCGCATACCGACTATGCGGCGGTGATGGAGAAGGGCCGGCTTGCGCTGCAGGCTGAGTCTGCGGATCTGCTGCAGCAGCCGGAGAAGTTGTCGGCGTTGCTGGGAGTTTGA
- a CDS encoding PaaI family thioesterase, translating to MAIWTRELDLKALNAGSANTAISHLGIEFTEYGDDYVRARIHVDERTCQPYGILHGGVSVVLAETLGSMAAACSIPEGYRCVGLGVTANHVRAGRKGSWITATARPTHLGRTTHVWAVELRDEEGKLTCNCSLTMAILPPEAARNARLDAASLGGVQ from the coding sequence ATGGCGATCTGGACCCGAGAGCTCGATCTGAAAGCGCTGAACGCAGGCAGCGCAAACACTGCAATCTCCCACCTGGGCATTGAGTTCACCGAATACGGCGACGACTATGTGCGCGCCCGCATCCATGTGGATGAACGCACCTGCCAGCCCTATGGCATCTTGCACGGCGGCGTCAGCGTGGTGCTGGCCGAGACGCTGGGCTCCATGGCTGCTGCCTGCAGCATTCCTGAAGGCTACCGCTGCGTGGGCCTCGGCGTGACCGCCAACCATGTGCGCGCAGGCCGCAAGGGCAGCTGGATCACCGCCACGGCGCGGCCCACGCACCTCGGGCGCACCACGCATGTCTGGGCGGTGGAGCTGCGCGATGAAGAGGGCAAGCTGACCTGCAACTGCAGCCTGACGATGGCGATCCTGCCGCCTGAGGCAGCCAGGAATGCGCGGCTGGATGCGGCTTCGTTGGGCGGGGTTCAGTAG
- a CDS encoding acetoacetate--CoA ligase, with protein MSCAPQHPAPYIPQIRLYQNWLRETRGLSFADYDALWRWSTSDLDAFWQSIWDYFDLQSPTSHSAVLASNTMPGAQWFPGAQVNYVQQVLRHVQPAHAAGMPAVISRNEQGLQRELSWPELQRQVAALALHLRAQGVAKGDRVAAYLPNIPEAMVAFLACASLGAIWSICAPDMGTHAVLDRFRQIAPKALIAVDGVHYAGKDIDRREVLQELRSGLPSVQHVVLVPNLDTSIKIADTADYTSVTARNDADTAAFEPEWLAFDHPLWIVYSSGTTGLPKPIVHGHGGMVLVALQLKGLHNDIGCSYEPNSWGERYHWYSSTGWVMWNAQVSGLLGGTTCVIFDGSPGGSKDRPDWGTLWRFAAETGVTSFGSGAAFYANCMKAGVDLSACGDLSRIRGLGSTGSPLSAEVQQWGTEQFAKLGRHDIWWNNLSGGTDFAGAFIGGNRDLPLVPGVMQCRQLGAAVEAWNEEGQPVMDEVGELVCTQPIPSMPLFLWGDVSTAEPPQGAKAPSGGARLRGSDPHAVGERGGDPFGKRYLSSYFDMYPAGHGRQPGGGDGPAEMGPVWRHGDWIKLLGEGGCIIYGRSDATINRHGLRMGTSEIYSAVEALPEVLDSMVVDLEYLGKDSYMPLFVALRPGVELDAALRERINKAIRSALSPRFVPDDIFAVAEIPRTLSGKKQELPIKKLLLGQPLAKVVNKDAMANPGCLDWYEGFAREYLARSEAGAVS; from the coding sequence ATGTCCTGTGCCCCCCAACACCCCGCCCCCTACATTCCCCAGATCCGGCTGTACCAGAACTGGCTGCGTGAAACGCGCGGCCTGAGCTTCGCCGACTATGACGCGCTGTGGCGCTGGTCGACCAGCGATCTCGATGCCTTCTGGCAAAGCATCTGGGATTACTTCGACCTGCAGTCGCCAACGTCGCACAGCGCGGTGCTGGCCAGCAACACCATGCCCGGTGCGCAATGGTTCCCGGGCGCACAGGTGAACTATGTGCAGCAGGTGCTGCGCCATGTCCAGCCGGCACATGCCGCCGGCATGCCGGCCGTCATCAGCCGCAACGAGCAGGGCCTGCAGCGCGAGCTGAGCTGGCCCGAGCTGCAGCGTCAGGTGGCGGCCCTGGCCCTGCATCTGCGAGCCCAGGGCGTCGCCAAGGGCGACCGCGTCGCGGCCTACCTGCCCAATATTCCCGAGGCCATGGTCGCCTTTCTGGCCTGCGCCAGCCTGGGCGCCATCTGGAGCATCTGCGCACCCGACATGGGCACCCATGCCGTGCTCGACCGCTTCAGGCAGATAGCGCCCAAGGCGCTGATCGCCGTGGACGGCGTGCATTACGCAGGCAAGGACATAGACCGGCGCGAGGTCCTGCAGGAGCTGCGCAGCGGCCTGCCCAGCGTGCAGCACGTGGTGCTGGTGCCCAATCTGGATACCTCGATAAAGATAGCTGACACCGCAGACTACACCAGCGTTACAGCGAGAAATGATGCTGATACTGCAGCCTTTGAACCAGAATGGCTGGCGTTCGACCACCCGCTGTGGATCGTCTACTCCAGCGGCACCACCGGCCTGCCCAAGCCCATAGTCCACGGTCATGGCGGCATGGTGCTGGTGGCCCTGCAGCTCAAGGGCCTGCACAACGACATCGGCTGCAGCTACGAGCCCAACAGCTGGGGCGAGCGCTACCACTGGTACAGCTCCACGGGCTGGGTGATGTGGAATGCCCAGGTCTCGGGCCTGCTGGGCGGCACAACCTGCGTGATCTTCGACGGCAGCCCCGGCGGCAGCAAGGACAGGCCCGACTGGGGCACGCTGTGGCGCTTCGCGGCCGAGACCGGCGTGACCAGCTTTGGCTCGGGCGCGGCCTTCTACGCCAACTGCATGAAGGCCGGTGTCGATCTGTCCGCCTGCGGCGATCTGTCACGCATACGCGGGCTGGGCAGCACGGGCTCGCCGCTGTCTGCCGAAGTGCAGCAGTGGGGGACGGAGCAGTTTGCCAAGCTTGGACGCCATGACATTTGGTGGAACAACCTGTCCGGAGGGACAGATTTTGCCGGAGCCTTTATCGGTGGCAACCGCGATCTGCCGCTGGTGCCCGGCGTCATGCAATGCCGCCAGCTGGGCGCGGCCGTCGAGGCCTGGAACGAAGAGGGCCAGCCCGTGATGGACGAGGTCGGCGAGCTGGTCTGTACCCAGCCCATTCCGTCCATGCCGCTGTTCCTGTGGGGAGACGTGAGCACCGCCGAGCCGCCTCAAGGTGCGAAGGCCCCCTCGGGGGGCGCCCGGCTTAGGGGCAGCGACCCACACGCAGTGGGGGAGCGTGGGGGCGACCCATTCGGGAAACGATACCTGTCCAGCTATTTCGACATGTATCCCGCCGGTCATGGCCGCCAACCCGGCGGCGGTGACGGCCCGGCAGAGATGGGGCCGGTCTGGCGTCATGGCGACTGGATCAAGCTGCTCGGCGAGGGCGGCTGCATCATCTACGGCCGCAGCGACGCCACCATCAACCGCCATGGCCTGCGCATGGGCACCAGCGAAATCTACAGCGCCGTCGAGGCCCTGCCCGAGGTGCTGGACAGCATGGTGGTGGACCTGGAATACCTGGGCAAGGACAGCTATATGCCGCTGTTTGTCGCCCTGCGCCCCGGCGTGGAACTCGATGCGGCGCTGCGCGAGCGCATCAACAAGGCCATACGCTCGGCGCTGTCGCCGCGCTTTGTGCCCGACGATATCTTTGCCGTGGCCGAGATACCGCGCACGCTCAGCGGCAAGAAGCAGGAGCTGCCCATCAAGAAGCTGCTGCTGGGACAGCCCCTGGCCAAGGTGGTCAACAAGGACGCCATGGCCAACCCCGGCTGCCTGGACTGGTACGAGGGCTTTGCCAGGGAATACCTGGCCCGGTCCGAAGC
- a CDS encoding acetyl-CoA hydrolase/transferase family protein: MSIADRVRYPEFLSRVMTAEEAAALIPHGVNVGMSGFTGAGYPKALPQAIAARAKAEHAQGKPYKINVWTGASTAAECDGVMAEAHALGQRLPFNTDPIARKAVNSGEIDFIDMHLSHVAQHAWFGFLGHMNIAVIEVLGVTADGLLIPSTAVGNNKTWLEIADKVILEVNTKPPARMEGMHDIYYGTAIPPRRMPINMTHADDRIGDAYLKVDPAKVVAVVETHKGDRDNVFATPDENSQKIAGYIIDFLAHEMRMGRLPKEMLPIQSGVGNVANAVLAGLLTGPFENLLGFTEVLQDGMLDLLRAGKMSKASATSISLSAAAYKDFEDNIDFYRERIILRPQEISNHPELVRRLGIIAMNSMIEADIYGNINSTHVMGTGMMNGIGGSGDFARNGYLSFFVTPSVAKDGKISCIVPMCSHVDHTEHDTQIVVTEQGLADLRGLSPKQRAQVIIDKCAHPDYRAQLQDYFDRSRQQGAQHTPHILTEALSWHQRFMDKGDMRA; encoded by the coding sequence ATGTCCATCGCAGATCGCGTACGTTACCCAGAATTCCTCTCGCGCGTCATGACGGCCGAAGAGGCCGCCGCCCTGATTCCCCACGGTGTCAATGTCGGCATGAGCGGCTTTACCGGAGCCGGTTACCCCAAGGCATTGCCCCAGGCCATAGCGGCCCGTGCCAAGGCCGAGCATGCCCAGGGCAAGCCCTACAAGATCAATGTCTGGACCGGCGCGTCCACCGCCGCTGAATGCGACGGCGTGATGGCCGAAGCCCATGCACTGGGTCAGCGCCTGCCCTTCAACACCGACCCCATCGCGCGCAAGGCCGTGAACTCGGGCGAGATCGACTTCATCGACATGCATCTGTCCCATGTGGCGCAGCATGCCTGGTTCGGCTTTCTGGGCCATATGAACATCGCCGTGATCGAGGTGCTGGGCGTGACCGCCGACGGCCTGCTGATTCCGTCGACCGCCGTGGGCAACAACAAGACCTGGCTGGAGATCGCCGACAAGGTGATTCTGGAGGTCAACACCAAGCCGCCCGCCCGGATGGAGGGCATGCACGACATCTACTACGGCACGGCCATCCCGCCGCGCCGCATGCCCATCAACATGACGCATGCCGACGACCGTATCGGCGATGCCTACCTGAAGGTGGATCCCGCCAAGGTTGTCGCCGTGGTCGAGACCCACAAGGGCGACCGCGACAATGTGTTTGCCACACCGGACGAAAACTCCCAAAAAATAGCCGGCTACATCATCGACTTCCTGGCCCACGAGATGAGGATGGGCCGTCTGCCCAAGGAAATGCTGCCCATCCAGTCGGGCGTGGGCAATGTGGCCAATGCCGTGCTGGCCGGGCTGCTGACCGGCCCGTTCGAGAACCTGCTGGGCTTTACCGAAGTGCTGCAGGACGGCATGCTGGATCTGCTGCGCGCGGGCAAGATGAGCAAGGCCTCGGCCACATCGATCTCGCTGTCTGCCGCGGCCTACAAGGACTTCGAGGACAACATCGACTTCTACCGCGAGCGCATCATCCTGCGCCCGCAGGAAATCTCGAACCACCCCGAGCTGGTGCGCCGCCTGGGCATCATCGCCATGAACTCGATGATCGAAGCCGACATCTACGGCAACATCAACTCCACCCATGTCATGGGCACGGGCATGATGAATGGCATCGGCGGATCGGGAGACTTTGCACGCAACGGCTATCTGTCTTTCTTCGTCACGCCCTCGGTGGCCAAGGACGGCAAGATCAGCTGCATCGTGCCCATGTGCTCGCATGTGGACCACACCGAGCATGACACCCAGATCGTCGTCACCGAGCAAGGTCTGGCCGATCTGCGCGGCCTGTCGCCCAAGCAGCGTGCGCAAGTCATCATCGACAAGTGTGCCCATCCGGACTATCGCGCCCAGCTGCAGGATTATTTCGACCGCTCACGCCAGCAGGGTGCACAGCACACGCCGCATATCCTGACCGAGGCACTGTCCTGGCATCAGCGCTTCATGGACAAGGGCGATATGCGCGCTTGA
- a CDS encoding B12-binding domain-containing radical SAM protein, with translation MSALPTRVLAVIPPMTQLNTPYPSTAYLTGFLRSRGITAMQEDLALALVLQLLSPDGLRAVAERIRSLPVGKHTPAVQSFVAQQERYLATIAPTIAFLQGRDSTLAHRIVGRHFLPEGPRFSTLDVYEDEEGGDPLGWAFGALGLQDKAKHLATLYLNDLADVLRDAVDERFEFVRYAESLAGSQPSFDPLASALAAEPNLVDEVLERLTLEAVERHQPTVVLLSVPFPGSAYAAFRIAQTIKRRFPQIATVLGGGFVNTELRELAEPRVFDYFDFVTLDAGERPLLALLEHLRGERGRSRLVRSFVRADDGKVQYVNMMESDIAFAEVGTPTWDGLPLDRYLSLLDMLNPMHRLWSDGRWNKLTVAHGCYWKKCSFCDVSLDYIGRYEGASAAVLADRIEAIVAETGQTGFHFVDEAAPPKALKALSQELIARNAGISWWGNVRFEKTFTPELAELMADSGCIAISGGLEVASDRLLALMKKGVTVDQVARVTKAFSEAGILVHAYLMYGFPTQTVQDTVDALEYVRQLFLNGCIQSGFFHRFSCTVHSPVGLNPEEYGIELPPLPEGNFAKNDRPFIDPTGVDHDALGAALKKAIYNFMHGIALEEDVRMWFPFKVPKPTVKRDRIARALQQKQ, from the coding sequence ATGTCCGCTTTGCCCACCCGCGTGCTGGCCGTCATTCCGCCGATGACGCAGCTCAACACTCCCTACCCCTCCACGGCCTATCTGACCGGCTTTCTGCGCTCGCGTGGCATCACCGCCATGCAGGAAGACCTGGCACTGGCCCTGGTGCTGCAGCTGCTCTCGCCCGATGGCCTGCGCGCCGTGGCCGAGCGCATCCGGAGCCTGCCGGTCGGCAAGCACACGCCTGCCGTCCAGTCCTTTGTCGCGCAACAGGAGCGCTATCTGGCCACGATTGCGCCCACGATTGCGTTTTTGCAGGGGCGAGACTCCACGCTGGCCCATCGCATCGTGGGGCGCCACTTTCTGCCCGAAGGACCACGCTTTTCCACGCTGGACGTGTATGAGGACGAGGAAGGCGGCGATCCGCTGGGCTGGGCTTTCGGGGCCCTGGGACTGCAGGACAAGGCCAAGCATCTGGCCACGCTGTACCTCAACGATCTGGCCGATGTGCTGCGCGATGCCGTGGACGAGCGCTTCGAGTTCGTGCGCTATGCCGAGTCGCTGGCCGGCAGCCAGCCCAGCTTCGATCCGCTGGCCAGCGCACTGGCGGCAGAGCCCAATCTGGTAGACGAGGTGCTGGAGCGCCTGACGCTGGAGGCCGTGGAGCGCCACCAGCCCACGGTGGTGCTGCTGTCCGTGCCCTTTCCGGGCTCGGCCTATGCGGCGTTTCGCATTGCCCAGACCATCAAGCGGCGCTTCCCGCAGATTGCCACGGTGCTGGGCGGCGGCTTTGTCAACACCGAGCTGCGCGAGCTGGCCGAGCCGCGCGTGTTCGACTACTTTGACTTCGTGACGCTGGATGCGGGCGAACGCCCGCTGCTGGCGCTGCTCGAGCATCTGCGTGGCGAGCGCGGCAGATCGCGTCTGGTGCGCAGCTTTGTGCGGGCCGACGACGGCAAGGTCCAGTACGTGAACATGATGGAGTCCGACATCGCGTTTGCCGAGGTCGGCACGCCCACCTGGGACGGCCTGCCGCTGGACAGATACCTGTCGCTGCTGGACATGCTCAACCCCATGCACCGTCTGTGGAGCGACGGGCGCTGGAACAAGCTGACCGTGGCCCATGGCTGCTACTGGAAGAAGTGCAGCTTCTGCGATGTGAGCCTGGACTATATCGGTCGCTACGAAGGCGCCAGCGCCGCCGTGCTGGCCGACCGCATCGAGGCCATCGTCGCCGAGACCGGCCAGACCGGCTTTCACTTTGTCGATGAAGCCGCACCGCCCAAGGCGCTCAAGGCGCTGTCGCAGGAGCTGATTGCGCGCAACGCCGGCATCTCCTGGTGGGGCAATGTGCGCTTCGAGAAGACCTTCACGCCCGAGCTGGCCGAGCTGATGGCCGACAGCGGCTGCATCGCCATCTCCGGCGGTCTGGAAGTGGCATCCGACCGGCTGCTGGCGCTGATGAAAAAGGGCGTGACCGTGGACCAGGTGGCACGCGTGACCAAGGCGTTCTCGGAGGCCGGCATTCTGGTCCACGCCTATCTGATGTACGGCTTTCCGACGCAGACCGTGCAGGACACGGTGGACGCGCTCGAGTATGTGCGCCAGCTGTTCCTCAACGGCTGCATTCAAAGCGGCTTCTTTCACCGCTTCAGCTGCACCGTGCACTCGCCCGTGGGCCTCAACCCCGAGGAATACGGCATCGAGCTGCCGCCGCTGCCCGAGGGCAACTTTGCCAAGAACGACCGCCCCTTCATCGACCCTACGGGCGTCGATCACGACGCATTGGGCGCGGCGCTCAAGAAGGCCATCTACAACTTCATGCATGGCATAGCGCTGGAGGAGGATGTGCGCATGTGGTTCCCGTTCAAGGTGCCCAAGCCCACGGTCAAGCGCGACCGCATTGCGCGTGCGCTGCAGCAGAAGCAGTGA
- a CDS encoding solute carrier family 23 protein: protein MGMFQWTERSSDVLQGGGVIGPDERLPWTQTGLMGIQHVIAMFGSTVLAPILMGFDPNLAVLMSGVGTLIFFLITGGKVPSYLGSSFAFIGVVNIATGYVASQGPANANIGVALGGIIACGFVYMLVGLLVQMVGTAWIERFMPPVVTGAVVAIIGLNLAAIPIKNMASNNFESWMQALTFVSVALVAVFTRGMLQRLLILIGLIIASVLYAVFTNGLGWGKPVDLSGVLNAAWFGIPSFHAPVFTSNAMLLIVPVVIILVAENLGHIKAVTAMTGKNLDQYMGRAFIGDGVATMVSGAAGGTGVTTYAENIGVMAATRIYSTAVFFVAALLAVLLGFSPKFGALIQAIPLPVMGGVSIVVFGLIAIAGAKIWVDNKVDFSDTKNLIVAAITLILGTGEFTLRFGEFALGGIGCATFGAIILYALLTMGERKSETKVQTK, encoded by the coding sequence ATGGGAATGTTTCAATGGACGGAGCGATCGTCCGATGTCTTGCAGGGCGGTGGCGTCATCGGCCCCGATGAGCGACTGCCCTGGACACAGACCGGTTTGATGGGTATCCAGCACGTGATCGCCATGTTTGGCTCCACCGTGCTGGCCCCCATCCTCATGGGTTTTGATCCCAATCTGGCGGTGTTGATGAGCGGCGTCGGCACGCTGATCTTCTTTCTCATCACCGGCGGCAAGGTACCCAGCTATCTGGGCTCTTCCTTTGCCTTCATCGGCGTGGTCAACATCGCCACCGGCTATGTGGCCAGCCAGGGACCTGCCAACGCCAATATCGGCGTGGCGCTGGGCGGCATCATTGCCTGCGGCTTTGTCTACATGCTGGTCGGCCTGCTGGTGCAGATGGTGGGAACGGCCTGGATCGAACGCTTCATGCCGCCCGTGGTGACGGGCGCCGTGGTGGCCATCATCGGCCTGAACCTGGCCGCGATTCCCATCAAGAACATGGCGTCCAACAACTTCGAGTCCTGGATGCAGGCGCTGACCTTTGTCTCCGTGGCGCTGGTGGCCGTGTTCACGCGCGGCATGCTGCAGCGCCTGCTGATCCTGATCGGACTGATCATTGCCAGCGTGCTCTATGCCGTCTTCACCAACGGCCTGGGCTGGGGCAAGCCCGTGGATCTGAGCGGCGTGCTCAATGCCGCCTGGTTCGGCATTCCCAGCTTCCATGCCCCGGTGTTCACCAGCAATGCCATGCTGCTGATCGTGCCCGTGGTCATCATCCTGGTGGCCGAGAACCTGGGCCATATCAAGGCCGTGACGGCCATGACGGGCAAGAACCTGGACCAGTACATGGGCCGGGCCTTCATCGGTGACGGCGTGGCCACCATGGTCTCCGGCGCAGCCGGCGGCACGGGAGTGACCACCTATGCCGAAAACATCGGCGTGATGGCTGCCACCCGCATCTACTCCACGGCCGTGTTCTTTGTGGCGGCCCTGCTGGCCGTTCTGCTGGGCTTCTCGCCCAAGTTCGGTGCGCTGATCCAGGCCATTCCCCTGCCCGTGATGGGCGGTGTCTCCATCGTGGTGTTCGGCCTGATCGCCATTGCCGGCGCCAAGATCTGGGTGGACAACAAGGTGGACTTTTCCGACACCAAGAATCTGATCGTGGCTGCCATCACCCTGATTCTGGGCACCGGAGAATTCACGCTGAGGTTCGGCGAATTCGCGCTGGGCGGCATCGGCTGCGCCACCTTTGGCGCCATCATCCTGTATGCGCTGCTGACCATGGGCGAGCGCAAATCTGAAACCAAGGTACAGACCAAGTGA